Proteins encoded together in one Acanthochromis polyacanthus isolate Apoly-LR-REF ecotype Palm Island chromosome 12, KAUST_Apoly_ChrSc, whole genome shotgun sequence window:
- the stmn1b gene encoding stathmin 1b, with translation MAGSGDMQIKELNKRASGQAFEVILSPSTPDAKGEFPLSPIKKKEMSLDEIKRKLEAAEERRKSHEAERLKHLAEKREHEKEVIQKAIEENCSFMKSAQEKLNQKMEANKENHSARMAALNDKFKEKDRKLEEVRKNKEAMKEMQS, from the exons ATGGCAGGCAGTGGAG ACATGCAAATCAAGGAGCTGAACAAACGGGCATCAGGCCAAGCGTTTGAGGTCATCCTGAGCCCCTCAACCCCAGATGCTAAGGGGGAGTTTCCATTGTCCCCCATTAAGAAAAAGGAAATGTCGCTGGATGAGATTAAAAGAAAACTAGAGGCTGCTGAAGAACGCCGCAAG AGCCACGAGGCTGAAAGGTTGAAACATCTTGCTGAGAAACGAGAGCACGAGAAGGAGGTCATACAGAAGGCCATAGAGGAGAACTGCAGCTTCATGAAGTCGGCGCAAGAGAAGCTCAATCAGAAGATGGAGGCAAACAAAGAGAACCACTCTGCACGGATGGCGGCTCTCAACGACAAGTTCAAGGAGAAG GACAGGAAGCTTGAGGAAGTGAGGAAGAACAAGGAGGCGATGAAAGAAATGCAGAGTTAA
- the paqr7b gene encoding membrane progestin receptor alpha-B: MATVVMEQIGRLFINAQQLRQIPQLLESAFPTLPCTVKISDVPWVFRERHIHTGYRQPHHSWRYYFLTIFQRHNETINVWTHLLAALIILVKWQEISETVDFLRDPHAQPLFIVLLAAFTYLSFSALAHLLSAKSELSYYTFYFLDYVGVAVYQYGSALAHYYYAIEKELHTSVQGFFLPAAAFLAWLTCFGCCYGKYASPELPKVAIKLFQVVPSALAYCLDISPVVHRIYRCYQEGCSDPIVAYHFYHVLFFLISAYFFCCPHPESLFPGKCDFIGQGHQIFHVFVVVCTLMQIEALRTDFTERRPFYERLHGDLAHDAVALFIFTACCSALTAFIVRNRVRASLQEKEE, from the coding sequence ATGGCAACGGTGGTGATGGAGCAGATCGGTCGGCTCTTTATCAACGCCCAGCAGCTGCGACAGATCCCCCAGCTGCTGGAGTCGGCCTTCCCGACGCTGCCTTGCACTGTGAAGATCTCCGACGTTCCCTGGGTGTTCCGCGAGCGTCACATCCATACCGGCTACCGACAGCCGCACCACAGCTGGCGTTACTACTTCCTCACCATCTTCCAGCGGCACAACGAGACCATCAATGTGTGGACCCACCTGCTGGCCGCCCTCATCATCTTGGTGAAGTGGCAGGAGATCTCGGAGACGGTGGATTTTTTGCGAGACCCTCACGCCCAGCCCCTCTTCATTGTGCTCCTGGCAGCTTTCACCTACCTCTCCTTCAGTGCTCTCGCTCATCTCCTCTCTGCCAAGTCGGAGCTCTCGTACTACACCTTCTACTTCCTCGACTATGTGGGGGTTGCTGTCTACCAGTACGGGAGTGCTCTGGCACACTATTACTATGCCATAGAGAAAGAGCTGCACACCAGCGTGCAGGGGTTCTTTTTACCCGCTGCAGCTTTCTTGGCTTGGCTTACTTGCTTCGGCTGCTGCTACGGCAAATATGCCAGCCCCGAGCTGCCTAAGGTAGCTATCAAGCTCTTCCAAGTGGTGCCCTCGGCCTTGGCTTACTGTTTAGACATAAGCCCAGTGGTTCATCGCATTTACAGGTGCTACCAGGAGGGCTGCTCTGACCCAATTGTGGCGTACCATTTCTACCATGTGCTCTTTTTCCTAATCAGCGCCTACTTCTTTTGCTGCCCTCACCCAGAGAGTTTGTTCCCTGGGAAGTGTGACTTCATCGGGCAGGGCCACCAGATCTTTCACGTGTTCGTGGTGGTATGCACCCTGATGCAGATCGAAGCGCTGCGAACAGACTTCACGGAGCGCCGTCCCTTCTACGAGCGTCTCCACGGAGATCTGGCGCACGATGCCGTTGCACTCTTCATCTTCACTGCCTGCTGCAGTGCTCTTACTGCTTTTATTGTGCGCAATCGTGTACGTGCCTCTCTCCAGGAGAAGGAGGAGTAA